In Temnothorax longispinosus isolate EJ_2023e chromosome 2, Tlon_JGU_v1, whole genome shotgun sequence, one DNA window encodes the following:
- the Pip5k59b gene encoding phosphatidylinositol 4-phosphate 5-kinase type-1 sktl isoform X3 — MASGDNVDVIEVVETTSFPVPTQPAVDHLRPEQSIVEEDYKSTGEKITAFDSSIVQHGTTGGKAPAGVSRNKSERERKIGHRRVGVGGEITYKKIQTTQIMGSIQLGIQHAVGGLASKPERDLLMQDFMTVETTNFPHEGSNHTPAHHFSEFKFKNYAPIAFRYFRDLFGIQPDDFLMSMCSAPLRELSNPGASGSIFYLTDDDEFIIKTVQHKEGEFLQTLLPGYYMNLNQNPRTLLPKFFGLYCYRCNSKNVRLVAMNNLLPSSVKLHQKYDLKGSTYKRKASKGERSKSSPTYKDLDFIEHHPEGIFLEADTYGALVKTIQRDCRVLESFKIMDYSLLVGIHNLDQAAKEKAQEQRLSASADEEIDETGGESDGFIQSEREKQREDRIGAAALNRSRSINRQRLVAHSTAMESIQAESEPIDEEDDVPSGGIPARNARGERLLLFLGVIDILQSYRLKKKLEHTWKSMIHDGDTVSVHRPGFYAQRFQDFMAKTVFKKIPSPLKHSPSKRKSISRPLRPLEGDFDSTAVAATGGSAMHATSPTKAAVSPPDPAISAANAAASVPIATSTPVNLAAGPLSPPPLTLAAGQGPHHEHPPGTAPTVKVASYPAVLKGRSAASPPNPNLVPSGKVPPPVPPRGTGASRTGRSSEDHRAAGTAASTTSSVSSSSRGGTLPSTCSTPPPPFDDAVRSNDQTLASGGHLQQGGATTILASSLSSAHSKQNKVVHHVTLTKTYHDTVSISDVHLESSGSGSGSGGRETRSSLSVESGGSSSRGGGGLTWTPPAGSAEGSTPTWTEGTPSFTESSSSGDIGCPTTPIKGNQRQDDGGRIAATVEEALASLTTEMRRTSEGGQHQLEQSTTFSLYRHIRTSLKRGSVNHVAIMRNMQRALNIRRAP; from the exons ATGGCTTCGGGCGACAATGTGGACGTGATCGAGGTGGTCGAGACGACGAGCTTCCCCGTGCCGACGCAGCCCGCGGTGGATCACCTCAGGCCGGAGCAATCCATCGTCGAGGAGGACT ATAAATCGACCGGAGAGAAAATAACAGCATTTGAC AGCTCAATAGTACAACATGGTACGACAGGTGGCAAGGCCCCCGCGGGGGTATCGAGAAACAAATcggaacgagagagaaagattggGCATCGAAGAGTTGGAGTGGGAGGTGAAATCACATATAAGAAG atCCAAACGACACAAATTATGGGATCTATTCAATTGGGTATACAGCATGCTGTTGGTGGTCTTGCGAGTAAACCGGAACGCGATTTATTAATGCAAGACTTTATGACGGTGGAGACAACGAACTTTCCCCATGAAGGATCAAATCATACTCCGGCCCATCATTTCTCggagtttaaatttaaaaactatgcaCCCATTGCATTTCGTTACTTTAGAGATCTCTTTGGCATTCAACCAGATGATTTTTTG ATGTCAATGTGTAGTGCACCACTGCGCGAGTTATCAAATCCTGGCGCTAGTGGGAGTATCTTTTATCTAACGGATGATGATGAATTTATCATAAAGACTGTACAACATAAAGAAGGAGAGTTTTTGCAAACTCTACTTCCAGGATATTATATG AATCTAAATCAGAATCCAAGAACGTTATTGCCAAAGTTTTTTGGATTGTATTGCTATCGGTGTAATAGTAAAAATGTTAGATTAGTTGCTATGAATAATCTTTTACCTTCATctgtaaaattacatcaaaaaTATGATTTGAAAGGGTCTACATACAAGAGAAAG GCATCAAAAGGAGAACGTTCGAAGTCTTCACCAACGTATAAAGACCTAGATTTCATAGAGCATCATCCAGAGGGTATCTTTTTAGAAGCTGATACATATGGTGCATTAGTAAAAACTATTCAACGGGATTGTCGTGTATTAgaaagtttcaaaattatggattatTCTTTACTTGTTGGAATCCATAATCTTGACCAGGCTGCAAAAGAAAAAGCT caAGAACAAAGATTATCGGCAAGTGCCGATGAAGAAATTGATGAAACGGGTGGCGAAAGTGATGGATTCATTCAAtctgagagagaaaaacagaGAGAGGATAGAATAGGCGCTGCCGCTTTAAATCGATCACGCAGTATAAATCGTCAACGGTTGGTTGCTCATAGTACAGCGATGGAGAGTATTCAGGCTGAGAGCGAACCAATAGATGAAGAGGATGACGTACC TTCAGGTGGCATTCCTGCCAGAAACGCACGTGGTGAACGTCTTTTATTGTTCCTTGGCGTTATCGACATTTTGCAAAGCTACAggttaaaaaagaaactggAACATACGTGGAAATCAATGATACATGACGGG gACACTGTATCAGTACATCGGCCAGGATTTTATGCGCAACGCTTTCAGGATTTCATGGCCAAGACagtatttaagaaaatacCATCAC CCTTGAAACATTCCCCGTCGAAGAGGAAAAGTATAAGCAGACCACTGAGGCCGTTGGAGGGTGACTTCGATTCAACCG CGGTGGCGGCGACTGGAGGTTCGGCAATGCATGCTACGTCACCTACGAAGGCCG CAGTTAGCCCGCCCGATCCTGCGATCAGCGCGGCGAACGCGGCGGCTTCGGTGCCGATCGCCACCTCCACCCCGGTTAACCTTGCTGCCGGTCCGCTGAGCCCGCCCCCGTTGACCTTAGCCGCCGGTCAAGGTCCGCATCACGAGCATCCGCCCGGGACCGCACCAACGGTCAAGGTCGCAAGCTATCCGGCCGTGCTGAAGGGTAGAAGCGCGGCCAGTCCGCCGAACCCGAACCTGGTACCGTCCGGCAAAGTCCCACCGCCGGTGCCGCCGCGGGGCACGGGCGCCTCGAGGACCGGCAGATCCTCCGAGGATCACCGGGCGGCCGGCACCGCCGCCTCGACGACGTCGTCGGTGTCTTCCTCCAGCCGAG GTGGCACCCTTCCTTCCACCTGCTCCACCCCGCCCCCGCCCTTTGACGATGCAGTCCGCTCGAACGACCAAACCCTGGCTTCCGGTGGTCACCTTCAGCAAGGCGGCGCGACCACCATCCTCGCGAGCAGTCTCTCCTCTGCTCATTCCAAACAAAATAAGGTTGTTCATCACGTTACCCTCACCAAGACGTATCACGACACTGTAAG CATATCGGACGTGCATTTGGAGAGTAGCGGtagcggcagcggcagcggcggtaGGGAAACCAGGTCGTCGCTGAGCGTCGAGAGCGGCGGCAGCAGCAGCCGAGGTGGCGGCGGTCTCACGTGGACCCCACCGGCCGGAAGTGCCGAGGGCTCGACGCCCACGTGGACCGAGGGCACACCGTCCTTCACCGAGAGCTCCAGCAGCGGCGACATAG GTTGCCCGACGACGCCAATCAAGGGTAATCAACGTCAGGATGACGGTGGAAGGATCGCGGCCACTGTGGAGGAGGCCCTAGCGAGTCTCACGACTGAGATG